In the genome of Raphanus sativus cultivar WK10039 chromosome 4, ASM80110v3, whole genome shotgun sequence, one region contains:
- the LOC108833057 gene encoding defensin-like protein 2: MKLSMRLISAVLLLFMIFVATGMGPVTVEARTCESKSHRFKGTCVSTTNCANVCHNEGFPGGKCRGFRRRCFCTRHC; the protein is encoded by the exons atgAAGCTTTCTATGCGTTTGATCTCAGCTGTTCTCCTCTTGTTCATGATATTTGTTGCCACAG GGATGGGTCCAGTCACGGTGGAGGCACGCACGTGTGAGTCGAAGAGCCATAGGTTCAAGGGTACGTGTGTAAGCACAACAAACTGCGCAAACGTGTGTCACAACGAAGGCTTTCCTGGTGGTAAATGCCGTGGATTCCGTCGTCGTTGCTTTTGCACAAGACATTGCTAA